A single Paratractidigestivibacter faecalis DNA region contains:
- a CDS encoding ABC transporter ATP-binding protein produces MAAPVIDISGLWRIYESAAGLTTVLRGVSLQVARGEFLAIMGPSGSGKSTLMNTLGCLDRPTAGSYRLEGVEVSELSEDDLAYVRSSRLGFVFQSFNLMPRATVLRNVMLPLVYSDIAPRERELLAWKALRAVGLPEEHFLHRANELSGGQMQRVAIARALVNDPAIILADEPTGNLDTATGELVMKTFRRLQKRGKTIVLITHDAEVAAWADRTVHIRDGRLLTDEQERAVQEQLTGGVGSARLAPGRIKEVPTV; encoded by the coding sequence ATGGCCGCCCCCGTCATCGACATCTCCGGCCTCTGGCGCATCTACGAGTCCGCCGCCGGCCTCACCACCGTGCTGCGCGGCGTCTCGCTGCAGGTCGCGCGCGGGGAGTTTCTTGCCATCATGGGGCCTTCGGGCTCCGGCAAATCAACGCTCATGAACACGCTCGGCTGCCTCGACCGCCCGACCGCTGGCTCGTACCGCCTCGAGGGCGTGGAGGTCTCCGAGCTCTCCGAGGACGACCTTGCCTACGTGCGCTCTTCTCGCCTTGGCTTCGTGTTCCAGTCGTTCAACCTCATGCCGCGCGCCACGGTGCTCAGAAACGTGATGCTCCCGCTCGTCTACTCCGACATCGCGCCGCGCGAGCGTGAGCTGCTGGCATGGAAGGCCCTGCGCGCAGTCGGCCTGCCCGAGGAACACTTCCTCCACCGCGCCAACGAGCTCTCCGGCGGCCAGATGCAGCGCGTCGCCATCGCCCGCGCCCTTGTGAACGACCCGGCGATCATCCTCGCCGACGAGCCCACGGGCAACCTCGACACCGCCACGGGCGAGCTCGTGATGAAGACCTTCCGCCGCCTCCAGAAGCGCGGGAAGACCATCGTGCTCATTACCCACGACGCGGAGGTGGCCGCCTGGGCCGACCGAACCGTGCACATCCGAGACGGTAGGCTGCTCACCGACGAACAGGAGCGCGCCGTCCAGGAGCAGCTTACGGGCGGCGTCGGAAGCGCTCGGCTCGCGCCCGGCCGAATCAAGGAGGTACCCACCGTATGA
- a CDS encoding efflux RND transporter periplasmic adaptor subunit: MRTSPDDSQETLQTLRPDGTLGESEEDMEARLAMESLMRHRRARRRKKLIVRGIVGVIVLVGAVAWGISRFTGNAGGGDSPQLMTTFVDRGDFTEAVETSGAVKPVTSVVVNPEVGGTIESVNVAEGDTVQEGDVLLTVKNDELDKAIRDAEMGVRNAKLGVSQAQSAYATTLEAYNKVEEVKDEAGNVVEYKRGAEGRDVDSAAFAVESANNSLSDAQEAYSIAVANAEKRTVRAPKGGSVVAMNAQVGASTDSAANAGGLIQIADLSQMTVKVQVNEVDISKVSVGQMAKVTFSALPGVELDAQVTRIATVASSGEDSSGHGGGVVTYDVSLLIPQPAAELKPGMTANVQIMLQSVPDTLMVPLSCVAMDEAGGSYVMVVTDYETGAAERRSVSVRASNQTTAAIEGNVDEGDKVLLDPYSVPDPDMGTNDGSGPVSTDGEAPVAENAAGSASDDGAEPTAAADTAA; the protein is encoded by the coding sequence ATGAGAACTTCCCCCGACGATAGCCAGGAAACGCTGCAGACGCTGCGCCCGGACGGGACCCTCGGCGAGTCCGAGGAGGACATGGAGGCGCGCCTTGCCATGGAAAGCCTCATGCGCCATCGCCGCGCGCGCAGGCGCAAGAAGCTGATCGTGAGAGGCATCGTCGGCGTGATCGTGCTCGTGGGCGCCGTCGCGTGGGGCATCTCGAGGTTCACAGGGAACGCCGGGGGCGGCGACTCGCCCCAGCTCATGACGACCTTCGTCGACCGCGGCGACTTTACCGAGGCGGTCGAGACCTCCGGCGCAGTCAAGCCCGTGACCTCCGTCGTCGTGAACCCCGAGGTCGGCGGCACCATCGAGTCCGTGAACGTCGCGGAAGGGGACACCGTCCAGGAGGGCGACGTGCTCCTTACCGTAAAGAACGACGAGCTGGACAAGGCGATTCGCGACGCGGAGATGGGCGTGCGCAACGCAAAGCTCGGCGTCTCGCAGGCTCAGTCGGCCTACGCCACGACGCTCGAGGCGTACAACAAGGTCGAGGAGGTAAAGGACGAAGCAGGAAACGTCGTCGAGTACAAACGCGGCGCGGAGGGCCGCGACGTCGACTCGGCCGCGTTCGCCGTAGAGTCCGCCAACAACTCCCTCTCCGACGCCCAGGAGGCCTACAGCATCGCCGTCGCAAACGCCGAGAAGCGCACGGTGCGCGCGCCCAAGGGCGGCTCGGTAGTGGCCATGAACGCGCAGGTCGGCGCCTCGACCGACTCCGCCGCAAACGCCGGCGGCCTCATCCAGATCGCCGACCTCTCGCAGATGACGGTCAAGGTCCAGGTCAACGAGGTCGACATCTCGAAGGTCTCGGTCGGGCAGATGGCCAAGGTCACCTTCTCTGCCTTGCCCGGCGTCGAGCTCGACGCTCAGGTCACCCGCATCGCGACCGTCGCGAGCAGCGGCGAGGACTCCTCCGGCCACGGCGGGGGCGTCGTGACCTACGACGTCAGCCTGCTCATCCCCCAGCCTGCCGCCGAGCTCAAGCCCGGCATGACGGCCAACGTCCAGATCATGCTCCAAAGCGTGCCCGACACCCTCATGGTCCCCTTGAGCTGCGTGGCTATGGACGAGGCGGGCGGCTCCTACGTCATGGTCGTCACCGATTACGAGACGGGCGCCGCCGAGCGCAGGTCTGTGAGCGTCAGGGCATCGAACCAGACGACCGCTGCCATCGAAGGCAACGTCGACGAGGGCGACAAGGTCCTTCTTGACCCGTACTCGGTGCCCGACCCCGACATGGGTACCAACGACGGCTCGGGCCCCGTCTCGACCGACGGCGAAGCGCCCGTCGCAGAGAACGCCGCGGGGTCCGCGTCCGACGACGGCGCCGAGCCTACCGCCGCGGCGGATACGGCGGCGTAG
- a CDS encoding RluA family pseudouridine synthase, which yields MNGISHKNIAVVYEDDVLLAVDKPAGILVHGDGTGTQTLTDLVADHLVTTGRPDARPQAVQRLDVGTSGLVLFSLDKATQPALDAQVAGHAMAKRYLAVVQGRFPSGEKVIEQPLGRDRHDARRMRVCAPGRGKPALTRVRRLAYASGRSLLAVELGSGRKHQIRVHLAHRGFPIVGDTLYNGARSASGLLLHAFEEELEHPSTHERLRLRTAWPARLGAWDPALWG from the coding sequence ATGAACGGTATTTCTCACAAAAACATCGCCGTGGTCTACGAGGACGACGTCCTGCTCGCGGTGGACAAGCCGGCGGGCATCCTGGTGCACGGGGACGGCACCGGCACGCAGACGCTGACCGACCTCGTGGCGGACCACCTTGTCACGACGGGCCGTCCCGACGCGCGCCCCCAGGCCGTGCAGCGTCTTGACGTGGGCACCTCCGGCCTCGTGCTCTTCTCGCTAGACAAGGCCACGCAGCCGGCGCTTGACGCGCAGGTGGCTGGTCACGCCATGGCAAAGCGCTACCTCGCCGTGGTCCAGGGACGCTTTCCCTCTGGCGAGAAGGTCATAGAGCAGCCGCTCGGCCGCGACCGCCACGACGCGCGTCGCATGCGCGTCTGTGCCCCCGGCAGGGGAAAGCCCGCCCTCACGCGCGTGCGTCGCCTGGCCTACGCGAGCGGGCGCAGCCTCCTGGCCGTGGAGCTCGGCAGCGGCCGCAAGCACCAGATCCGCGTTCACCTTGCCCACCGGGGCTTTCCCATTGTGGGAGACACGCTCTACAACGGGGCGAGAAGTGCCTCGGGCCTCCTGCTCCACGCCTTCGAGGAGGAGCTCGAGCACCCGAGCACCCATGAGCGCCTGCGCCTGCGGACGGCCTGGCCCGCCCGCCTGGGTGCGTGGGACCCCGCGCTCTGGGGCTAG
- a CDS encoding 4Fe-4S dicluster domain-containing protein, whose translation MPGTMRGVYTNLTEIRRKVFAGVARIAYEQGEDSEGDLQRLPYEIVPGEIATYRESVFLERAIVSERIRLAMGLPLQGVDKPQSMTDGIIDASVPETYYQPPLINVIKFACNACKDNVYEVSNACQGCLAHPCREICPKGAITFKDKKAYIDQEKCVHCGLCAKTCPYHAIHHFERPCAAACGMGAIGSDEHGRAKIDYEKCVSCGQCLVNCPFGAIADKSQIFQVIMAINAGDEVIAEVAPAFVGQFGGKGNVDKLREAFKQLGFSGMEEVALGADLCTIQESEDFLEEVPEKIPFMGTSCCPAWSVMAKKEFPKNADCISMALTPMTLTARLIRKQHPNAKIVFVGPCSAKKLEAMRESVRSEVDFVLTFEEMAGMMSAKQIDYTKLAGEGGDFDVASADGRGFAVAGGVATAVANAIHKRYPEREVKVANAEGLEECRKLMKDAVKGKYNGYLLEGMACPGGCVAGAGTLTAVNKTAAAVKRYAKTSPRKNANENSYRMLIPALERDADGKHAADIDEVAETFEAATPASQNQDTE comes from the coding sequence ATGCCTGGCACTATGCGTGGTGTCTACACCAACCTTACCGAGATTCGCCGAAAGGTCTTTGCGGGCGTCGCCCGCATCGCCTACGAGCAGGGGGAGGACTCCGAGGGAGATCTCCAGCGCCTGCCCTACGAGATCGTCCCCGGCGAGATCGCGACCTACCGCGAGTCCGTCTTCCTTGAGCGCGCTATCGTGTCTGAGCGCATCCGCCTGGCCATGGGCCTGCCGCTGCAGGGCGTCGACAAGCCGCAAAGCATGACCGACGGCATCATCGACGCCTCGGTTCCCGAGACCTACTACCAGCCGCCGCTGATCAACGTCATCAAGTTTGCCTGCAACGCCTGCAAAGACAACGTCTATGAGGTGAGCAACGCCTGCCAGGGTTGCCTCGCGCACCCCTGCCGCGAGATTTGCCCCAAGGGCGCCATCACCTTCAAGGACAAGAAGGCCTATATCGACCAGGAGAAGTGCGTCCACTGCGGCCTGTGCGCCAAGACCTGCCCCTACCACGCCATCCACCACTTCGAGCGGCCCTGCGCCGCGGCGTGCGGCATGGGCGCCATCGGCTCCGACGAGCACGGCCGCGCAAAGATCGACTACGAGAAGTGCGTGAGCTGCGGCCAGTGCCTGGTCAACTGCCCCTTCGGCGCCATCGCCGACAAGAGCCAGATCTTCCAGGTGATCATGGCCATCAACGCCGGGGACGAGGTCATCGCCGAGGTCGCGCCCGCCTTTGTCGGCCAGTTCGGCGGCAAGGGCAACGTCGACAAGCTCCGCGAGGCCTTCAAGCAGCTCGGCTTCTCCGGCATGGAGGAGGTCGCTCTCGGCGCCGACCTGTGCACCATCCAGGAGTCCGAGGACTTCCTCGAGGAGGTGCCCGAAAAGATCCCGTTCATGGGCACTTCTTGCTGCCCGGCATGGTCGGTCATGGCAAAGAAGGAGTTCCCCAAGAACGCCGATTGCATCAGCATGGCCCTTACGCCCATGACGCTCACCGCGCGCCTTATCCGCAAGCAGCACCCCAACGCAAAGATCGTCTTTGTCGGGCCGTGCTCCGCAAAGAAGCTCGAGGCCATGCGCGAGTCCGTGCGCTCCGAGGTCGACTTCGTCCTCACCTTCGAGGAGATGGCGGGCATGATGAGCGCCAAGCAGATCGACTACACCAAGCTTGCGGGCGAGGGGGGCGACTTCGACGTGGCTTCCGCCGACGGCCGCGGCTTTGCCGTGGCGGGCGGCGTGGCGACGGCCGTGGCCAACGCCATTCACAAGCGCTACCCCGAGCGCGAGGTCAAGGTGGCCAACGCCGAGGGCCTCGAGGAGTGCCGCAAGCTGATGAAGGACGCCGTCAAGGGCAAGTACAATGGCTACCTGCTCGAGGGTATGGCCTGCCCGGGCGGCTGCGTCGCCGGTGCCGGCACCCTCACCGCGGTGAACAAGACCGCCGCCGCGGTCAAGCGCTACGCGAAGACCTCGCCGCGCAAGAACGCCAACGAGAACTCCTACCGCATGCTCATCCCGGCCCTCGAGCGCGACGCCGACGGCAAGCACGCCGCCGACATCGACGAGGTCGCCGAGACCTTCGAGGCGGCCACGCCCGCAAGCCAGAACCAGGATACGGAGTAG
- a CDS encoding nucleoid-associated protein, producing the protein MLKVSQAILHVFDFEEGSAYLSDQPLDLESRATRSYVQRRLRRIVANAESKHGEFSPESGFAGELEHYLGGGTDFVSFSTQIAQWFWEELRRAEELEQCDLLVADFRDTDEGKVDAASTDEQVDAAFDGPAGKRFFAVVLLPRKQAFMHEVGGSTNDITRVDTTLPSPTQKVDSYVLVDCEAMTIDFHDKERSIGGAASMVIPEKFLQCVSSASSHEVIDEVSVIVSDIAEEYGLTPAVEVSRAKAYVAEKADQDEVIEPAEVGRQIFEDRPDVQQVYEERVREARLPEEAPVRRGVANRLTKSHKIRTDTGVEISFPSELADKPGYLDFTTDSEGRITISIGNVAQIENR; encoded by the coding sequence ATGCTCAAGGTCAGTCAGGCAATCCTGCACGTCTTCGACTTCGAGGAGGGCTCCGCCTACCTCTCAGACCAGCCCCTGGACCTGGAGTCGCGCGCCACGCGCTCCTACGTCCAGAGGCGCCTGCGCCGCATCGTGGCCAACGCGGAGTCAAAGCACGGCGAGTTCTCCCCGGAGTCGGGCTTTGCCGGCGAGCTTGAGCACTACCTTGGCGGAGGCACGGACTTCGTGTCCTTCTCCACGCAGATCGCGCAGTGGTTCTGGGAGGAGCTGCGCCGCGCGGAGGAGCTCGAGCAGTGCGACCTCCTGGTGGCGGACTTCCGCGACACCGACGAGGGCAAGGTCGACGCCGCCTCCACCGACGAGCAGGTGGATGCCGCCTTTGACGGCCCCGCGGGCAAGCGCTTCTTTGCCGTGGTGCTGCTGCCGCGCAAGCAGGCCTTCATGCACGAGGTGGGCGGCTCCACCAACGACATCACGCGCGTGGACACCACGCTGCCCAGCCCCACCCAGAAGGTGGACTCCTACGTGCTCGTCGACTGCGAGGCCATGACCATAGACTTCCACGACAAGGAGCGCTCCATCGGCGGCGCCGCGTCCATGGTCATCCCCGAGAAGTTCCTCCAGTGCGTGTCCTCCGCCTCTAGCCACGAGGTCATCGACGAAGTCAGCGTCATTGTGAGCGACATTGCCGAGGAGTACGGCCTCACGCCGGCCGTGGAGGTCTCCCGCGCCAAGGCCTACGTCGCCGAGAAGGCCGACCAGGACGAGGTCATCGAGCCCGCCGAGGTCGGACGCCAGATCTTCGAGGACAGGCCCGACGTGCAGCAGGTCTACGAGGAGCGCGTCCGCGAGGCAAGGCTTCCCGAGGAGGCCCCCGTGCGCCGCGGCGTGGCAAACCGCCTGACCAAGAGCCACAAGATCCGCACGGACACCGGGGTTGAGATCAGCTTCCCGTCCGAGCTTGCCGACAAGCCCGGCTACCTCGACTTCACCACCGATTCAGAGGGCCGCATCACCATCAGCATCGGCAACGTGGCCCAGATAGAGAATCGCTAG
- a CDS encoding coiled-coil domain-containing protein: MSRKRIDSSEVGLTPRTVTRRDALRILIGAGMCAVLSPAIARAATTQEKLDAAQLSYDEAQSKLDQIGQEYSAIADQLSQTQAQVGDLSSQIDAKQAEIEQKQTEIDAKQAEVEAKQQQLGERMCSAYKSGGSSVLDILLSSATFEELTSNIYYLDKISAADQAMISEVKDLKAELESQKSSLETEKAELESQKSELETLQAQQEQQLEEAQAKQAEAQELVSNLSSEVKELMAQRDAELLAAQKAAEEAARQEERRKAAAAAAANKNNGSSGGSSSGGSSSGGSQTITGNGSLAAVQSAAYSVPSPGSGLCAAWVTRVFAAAGLNVGGGNACDMYNWYCYTSVSNIQPGMIVACPSAPYSSAAVIYGHVGIYLGNNTVRDNASGRLRTSSLSAWVSEYSVTSTVRCGWLGGVALS, translated from the coding sequence ATGTCGCGCAAGCGTATTGACTCTTCCGAGGTCGGACTGACCCCTAGGACCGTTACCCGCAGGGACGCCCTGCGCATCCTCATTGGCGCCGGCATGTGCGCCGTCCTTTCTCCCGCCATCGCCCGCGCCGCCACCACGCAGGAGAAGCTCGACGCGGCGCAGCTGAGCTACGACGAGGCCCAGTCAAAGCTTGACCAGATTGGCCAGGAGTACTCGGCCATTGCGGACCAGCTGAGCCAGACCCAGGCCCAGGTGGGGGACCTCTCCTCGCAGATTGACGCCAAGCAGGCCGAGATCGAGCAGAAGCAGACCGAGATTGACGCCAAGCAGGCCGAGGTCGAGGCAAAGCAGCAGCAGCTGGGCGAGCGCATGTGCTCTGCCTACAAGTCCGGCGGCTCCTCCGTGCTGGACATCCTGCTCTCCTCCGCGACCTTTGAGGAGCTCACGAGCAACATCTACTACCTCGACAAGATCAGTGCCGCCGACCAGGCCATGATCTCCGAGGTCAAGGACCTGAAGGCAGAGCTCGAGAGCCAGAAGAGCTCGCTTGAGACCGAGAAGGCCGAGCTCGAGAGCCAGAAGAGCGAGCTGGAGACCCTGCAGGCCCAGCAGGAGCAGCAGCTCGAGGAGGCCCAGGCCAAGCAGGCCGAGGCCCAGGAGCTGGTGAGCAACCTCAGCTCTGAGGTCAAGGAGCTCATGGCCCAGCGTGACGCCGAGCTCCTGGCCGCCCAAAAGGCCGCCGAGGAGGCCGCCCGCCAGGAGGAGCGCAGGAAGGCCGCCGCCGCGGCTGCCGCGAACAAGAACAACGGAAGCTCCGGCGGCTCCAGCTCCGGCGGCTCCAGCTCGGGCGGTAGCCAGACCATCACGGGCAACGGTAGCCTTGCCGCCGTGCAGTCGGCCGCCTACTCCGTGCCGTCCCCGGGCTCCGGCCTGTGCGCCGCATGGGTCACGCGCGTGTTTGCCGCGGCGGGCCTGAATGTCGGCGGCGGCAACGCATGCGACATGTACAACTGGTACTGCTACACGTCCGTCTCCAACATCCAGCCGGGCATGATCGTCGCATGCCCGTCCGCCCCGTACAGCTCTGCGGCCGTGATCTACGGTCACGTGGGCATCTACCTGGGCAACAACACGGTGCGCGACAACGCGAGCGGCCGTCTGCGCACGAGCAGCCTCTCTGCCTGGGTGAGCGAGTACAGCGTCACGTCCACCGTGCGCTGCGGCTGGCTGGGCGGCGTGGCGCTCTCGTAG
- a CDS encoding polysaccharide deacetylase family protein gives MRRADRRGTPRGRDGHVARVAAAALVAVLVLGVCAGVAVAVSASFSAAPPASGNGGGREVVSDKAQPEEPEAPAADDSSGEQQLPSDDERAADLALDPNRQTDWLDHSNGEKTLYLTFDDGPSANTEKVLDILDKYGAKATFFVTGHEPEYRPMIAEAYRRGNTIGMHSYTHDYATIYQSEDAFFGDLSQVADVVKEQIGYVPYLTRFPGGVSNTVSESYCPGIMTALASDLQAKGYQYYDWNVSSSDASGNHVPVDTIVQSSCAYGSFTNVILLCHDSGAKTTTVEALPQIIEYYQSQGFVCKAIDRSTVVVHHHINN, from the coding sequence GTGAGAAGAGCCGACCGCCGTGGCACGCCGCGCGGAAGGGACGGGCATGTGGCGCGCGTCGCTGCTGCGGCGCTTGTCGCCGTCTTGGTGCTGGGAGTGTGCGCCGGCGTGGCCGTTGCCGTGTCCGCGTCCTTCTCGGCTGCGCCTCCGGCGTCGGGCAACGGAGGCGGTAGGGAAGTGGTGAGCGACAAGGCGCAGCCCGAGGAGCCGGAGGCTCCCGCCGCCGATGACAGCTCCGGCGAGCAACAGCTTCCCTCCGACGACGAGCGCGCCGCCGACCTCGCCCTTGACCCCAACCGCCAGACCGACTGGCTCGACCACAGCAACGGCGAGAAGACCCTCTACCTCACGTTTGACGACGGCCCCTCCGCCAACACCGAGAAGGTCCTGGACATCCTTGACAAGTACGGCGCCAAGGCGACGTTCTTTGTGACGGGGCACGAGCCGGAGTATCGCCCGATGATCGCGGAGGCGTACCGCCGCGGCAACACCATCGGCATGCACTCCTACACGCATGACTACGCCACCATCTACCAGTCCGAGGACGCCTTCTTCGGCGACCTCTCCCAGGTGGCGGATGTGGTCAAGGAGCAGATTGGCTACGTGCCGTACCTCACGCGCTTCCCCGGTGGCGTCTCCAACACGGTGTCCGAGTCCTACTGCCCGGGCATCATGACGGCGCTTGCCTCCGACCTGCAGGCCAAGGGGTACCAGTACTATGACTGGAACGTGAGCTCGAGCGACGCCTCGGGCAACCACGTGCCCGTCGACACCATCGTGCAGTCCTCCTGTGCCTACGGCAGCTTCACCAACGTGATCTTGCTCTGCCACGACTCCGGCGCAAAGACCACCACCGTGGAGGCCCTGCCGCAGATCATCGAGTACTATCAGTCCCAGGGCTTCGTCTGCAAGGCCATCGACCGCTCGACCGTCGTGGTACACCATCACATCAATAACTAG